Part of the Benincasa hispida cultivar B227 chromosome 12, ASM972705v1, whole genome shotgun sequence genome is shown below.
atatttgaatctcattcaaatacatatttcttacataatttgaattatagatcatatctataattaattatatattaatcacattaatataaaatttcctcaattgatttgaacaattcaaatcatttctcattaatatcctttagtgagctaacaagaggaTTTGGTGGacttacagattagaagctccaacgatatgagattaattggctaaactcattaaccaaattaatcaatattcgttaactatgggtacatTCTACTAAAAACCCTCAATTGCACTCTtttcattatagatatatttttgtgtccacggatatagagcAATAACAGTAAGTTAGtcattcacgagtgttcgtaacaccaatcGGGTCaaattgtcattttacccttaggttacctctgtatccttaagtaccaatccCTCCTAGGCCAGTGAGGGGGTAGGACCCTTTTGTTCTAGTTCccgagacaccacttaagggaacacttatCCATGTACTCgtcgagaaggagtgaattccatcttgtatcaTTATGTTTCCAGTTTCCCActtggtcttgtccccaaaatggtaggcttattaagtcggcgaactagtcactctcacccatgcaaatcaaatgatgaTTTCTCGTCAACGGGAGTTCATAATACATTAAGGATTAAagctaagttgcctaggtcatccttttgaaatagaaacctaactagtcaacactATTACATCTAGTAGTTACTATTTCatagtctggtcttatgcaaactccataggataccctcactcgtatgtcacctacacgaatgcACTGGATCActatgtttgtatcaaatacaaagtgggtcatatccatagtgtcaccaacataaggtacccaaccttatcactatactatagaccatttagactgtatcttgaacattgattcttgtatgtctccacatactgttcaagactcataagacagcattggatgttagtttgttggattaaaggttattaagacaaaatagaatacaacacaatcaataacatttatttagataacatcaataaatctttattgatgacagtcaattaattacatttactatctacaagtttttgggcataaaaatcaacaaaaacacacaaaatctAAGGGCCTCTTATTGCTcccattattctttttcttttttttcttttcttttctttcttttttttttctttttttttttttttataatctatATATATGAATTGAAGGgggcaattttttttaatgagatagACAAAGGTCAAAACGTTAACAAGAAGGATAGTAAGATAggagaaaaaatagataaaatagagAAGTGGTAGGTCATAGATTGAACTAGGGGAACTAGATAGAAATGAAAGAGGGAGGTGGTGGGGTGTCGATAAatggtattttctttttttaagataaTGGTATTAatacaactttttgaaagtttaaaagtatttttacaACGAGATATTAATGGCTTTTGTTCATATATTAAcaaggatattttttttaatttattttgtaagtTTGAAggtattttaaaacttttgaaaattagtatttttaaaataaaactttaatgGTTTGCATCCAAAACTAACGGTAAATGTATTTTTAAACTctgtttgaaaatttaaagatatattttttataagtgCATTTTTACGTAAAGACCCGCTAAATgacaatttttatatatataatttagacTAATATAATTTAGACTAAACTTTTCAAGTAAGTGGATTCAaaagttattagaaaaatttCCAGAATCTCTCCAAATCCCCTTGTTGGAGGAGAAATTTCGGACCAACCACGGATCACCACATCAtttgctaaattaatgacgGAATTCCAAAATCGTCAAATTTTGACTAATTAAGAGTTGACATATGTCTCAAATTGAAATCGATGAAAAATTCTGTATTTTTGTCGCAAATGTCGATTGAGTAAATTTAATTTCGACCTATAATTTGAGTGTTGGCCCAGTTACGCCCAAATATGGGCTTAAGGTGGGCTTAAAACACCAAAATAGGCCTAAGGCCAGTTAATTGGGTCTAAAGACCAAACTcaagtccaattaattaggCCTAAAGGCCAAGCCCATGGGTCAATCAAGGTCAGACCCATGATCCAATCAAGGCCAGACCCAAGCCTAGGGAGTCCTATAAATTTGCCAAGAAAGAATTCGAGATCGAACCTTGTGTGAACAtcctaaaagaaaaacaaaataccagaatttaagaaggaaatagaaaacaatttaaaatattaggaaaaaaatgttCAGATACAATGAAGTCAAActttaatttaacattaaacTAATAACtgccaaagttttttttttgcatactcaaattttttatcacttccatttataaataataagtaaTCAAAATTAGTATCCAAATTCTTTCCACTTCCATTCTTAGtatgtattttatgtttgtaaCAAATAGcctaataataattattattatttaaaaaaatatatagcttTATAAATTTGGTTCTTCTCttaacatatataattttttatagcatttctaaaaaaaatattaaagaatgGTTCAAGTTGAAGATCTCCATTCACATCCTACCACCAATAAGGTATGATTGACAATTCTATAAaccttttttcctttaattaaaaaagtgttttttattattattcaaaatatttgtttaaggtTGAATCTATTGTGTTGACCGACTATTAATTGATTCAATTAGTATATAGTTTCTATTTTGTTATTGATAGCTTAGGTGGAATAATATTTTCAagtttgttatggaaatttggtacttaattatgatttttctttttttacgaGACGAAATTCGTTAGGTTGCATATTAGAGGATGATGgtttaatattctttttttgaaaGTAAGTGCGAAATACGaatcgaattttttttttttattattattattattatttggatgGGAGAATCCCTATGCTCATTTTGaccattatttttattatttgcgattatgtttcttttttctcttttgttttactttttttttagaataacgcaaaaatttaaatttttgtattatATGAGTTGTGTTTTATGtattaaaatgtaaaatattatGAAAAGGGGAAATGAACTtcaacaatatatttttttttaataatatatgaattGAGTTAGCTCATTTTATCTTAGAAGATTCACTCATataattatatcgaatacattttttttaacctaacaataaatttaaaccTCAATACATGAAGTGAGAAATACTAATCTCGAtcgataatttatattttaaaccttAAAATTAACAAACGGATGAACTTGAAGAAAGTATTAGATGACTTTCAATAGTTTTTAGCATTTTGAAAGAGGAAAAACAATAGTGACATATAAAAGCAACACcatgcaaattttgaaaataaaactattcCGCCAAAGACCTTctttatgagttttttttttttttttttcttttgaagtataCTAAATGACCAATTGTTGAATTAGGTCACGATAATATAGCTATTTGAAATTTGTACATCAACGTAAGCGTAACTCATAAGTAATTGACATGTACTTCTTATATTAAAGTCGAGAGTTGAAATTCACATAAATATCATCGACCAAGATGTTAggaatttagatttttttatctcacatattgttgaactaaaatttcatttatagtTTCTCCTTCACGTGTGtgtggttttttatttttattttttaaaaaattaagcctacaaaTACCACTTTCACctctaaaattattattatttttatctacttttacctatttttaaaaaacttagccaacttttgaaagaaaaaaaagtacagctgtttggtaaccattagatttttttatttttgtttttaaaaattaaacctataagcattacttccacctccaagtttctttctttgttaacgactttttaccaattgtttaaaaaacaacCCAAactttgaagggaaaaaaaactaaccattacatttaaaaaagatgcaaaatattataagaaataaggataaaataggcttaattttcaataaccaaaaacaaaaaaagaaataatttccAAACGAgactataatttttaaaaaattgtttttgttttttaaaattggctaagaattcaactcttataCTTAAATATTCAAACTATTGTAAATGAGTGTGAAAAatggatttaatttttaaatattaaaaaaaatataaactgATTATTGGGgtcttaattatttaaaaatcgaAGATAATTTCTTATCATAAAGTTTCATCATAAAAAGGCCAAATTTAAAATGCCCATTAGGTTTTAAAGAAAGGTCCAATTGGTTATTTCCGCCCAGAACCGTATCACGAGCATCAGGTATCGGCCCGCTTCTGACTTCCGTGAATCACGATCGGCATGTTATGATTTGTGGGGCCCACCTGTCTCGACCTGCCACGATTGTATTcgatttgattatatataataatttattaacataatttATTAatggttttattattttttttttaagagtattTGAGAATTGAAAATCTGTCCTTAAAGTTAAAAATAGAAGTTCTAGAATGGTTGAACTATGGAacaatatttctttttaagaaatGAGATGAAGCAAATATATAGAAATATGGACCGTAATAGCTTCCTCGAGTTTTCATCTTCTAAAATaggtcattttttttaaataaattcattacaataaatttttttttgtccatCTTACTTGAGATGGACTACTAAAATTTACATGCAAATTTAACTTTTTGTGTCGATTATTTTAGGTTTTTGAGATTCTATACATTTGGACTTTATCGGTCAAATCTTATGCAAATTAATCTATATTCTTTATATTTTCtcagttttttttatttgcaaaatttgatcttttacaaaatttagaaaccATAGTGCCATTGAGATCCATCtaaaaaatcataattggtaaattcatttgtaaatttagaaattcatataaccacagaaacaaaaattaaggtaaatatttgaaaaatggaTAAATATCCATGAGCTTTGAGAAATAGATGTGTCTAGTCCATAATGTTTGAAATGAGccaatttaatttctaaattttcaaaaatacgTTTAAAAagtccttaaaaaaaaaagtcattaactttggattaaaaaaaattgactagATGAGGTGGCAAGATgagttggaaaaaaatatatttttttaatatttccttCATCTATTTTATTCCCCTTTTGAAAACTTAGGGgctaaattgattaattttaaatatgaggGACTCCTATCTCCCAAAATTAAAGATCACAGAGGTATTTTCCctttgaaaaattatgtaaaagtttgatataagatttggtaaaaataatcgaagagaaaatttaaaaatatataaaatttggaaagattatatGATATATGGTAAGTTAGTACAATCTCGTGTTAAAATTACAGAGATttcacgaaaaaaaaaaaagcctaaaactaaatttgaaaaagttaaTATTTTGACTAAATGTCGGTGTTGGATCTcatctttaaaattttgtaaaattcttATGGAAGACAACATTGTTGCCTACAAGTTAAcatctttggcatcttcttATGGTTctcctaataataataataaaattattattattatattattttttttaaaaaaaagggtcTTTCGAGCTTATGTTTTCCCTCTTATTGTTGAATTGGATTTATGTAGTCGTTTTGGTGGTTCATTTCGGcgttttaatgaatttttgtttaaaacaacaactttaaattttgtgctTAAATTAGTATATAAacgattatattttattattatttttagatattGTAAAGATCTAATAAATGCAAAAATTAAAGTTAGGAACTTTTATATATGTTTTTCTTGAAATAATTTAACCAGATTGGTATTCATAAAATTCCAAGACAATAAAGTAATAAGGTTAACATTAAAAGTAGGatcgaaaaaaaataaatagtttaaaataccattttggtacatatatattgaaaatgattaaattttagacatatattttcaaatgtctaattttagtcatATTATATTggataaatcttaaatttagtttttgctgctagtttgttgttttttttattatttactaatattttcaccacaaaattttagatatatattCACATAGTAAAAAACTATTgtaatcatttaattaatttagataaaaattaattttgagatactgaatttatgatttttttttttttaaaactacataactaaaattaaataattttgaagtaCGTGAATTAAAAACAATAGTTTGACCTAAAAAAGTCACATCAacgatttgttttcttttaagttttatCTTTTCTAATTGCTTTACTCTTCGCAAACGTGTGAGTCCTTAGCTTTCTTAAGGGGCCGGTGATTTGAATCTCACCTAGTTGTAATGTAATAATTCGGAAAAAATATAATGAACAAAAAATTAATGAGAGCAGGATGAGTTTGTTTACGAGAAAAGcaagttaatttaatttaacatggtaaattattataaacttGGTTCAAATCATATTTTTTGTGTTGTATCGATCCTTAAAATTCTCATAATATCAAATAAATCTTCAGTATGTTTATCTTAATCGTTTTACTTTCAAGTTTGTTctgatttattttcaaatttttaaaatatatgttttcgtttttaatttctcaaaaaaaaaaaaaaaacttttattctCTTAGAAAAAAGTTAATGATTGCAATTTTGAGATGTATACTAATATGCTAATACAAGCAAGCCTGATAAGACAAAGATAGACAAGGTAAATTTAAGATAAAAGAGTAACAtagaaaataacaaatggattgttttttaattttgatttttgaaaattaagttagTAAACATTGCTTTTCCCTATAAATTTAATCGTTTCGTTATTCATTTTGCAATaatgtttctaaaaaacaaGCTAAAATTTCAAagctataaaaaataattttcaagagTGTatgttctttttaattttagaatttgactaaaaattcaagtattttttcaataaaaaatataattatattgtgAAATTTAGAACAAAACAAGCatagtttaaaaaaagaaaactaaaaataaaattgttaacaGATGAAGTCTTAAAAATTCAAggattaaaatagaataaatgtGTGTTCGACAAGATTTTCGAAGAAATTTgattcattgaatttgaacttgATATTTGTATTGATTTCAGTATGGTGAGCCtaagtacaatctctaatatttAATCATTTGATGATTTCCCTTGAAAAGTAAACTTTAATACTTAAacgtgttgatcttcttggattaTCGACTTTTAGGTTTGATGACCTTTTTGGCAACCTTTTAGTTTGAATCAACTTTGATGGGCTTCTAGCTCGTTGATCATCTTGGATCGTcctttgaagcttcaatcttctAGTTTTTAAGTCTGAGAGCTTATGAGCTTCAAGTTTTGAATCTTCAAAGCTTCTTTAACCTTTAGTTCTTCTAACCTCTCAAATATGAATGGGTAaaacctctatttatagagtttcttTGGGTCTTATATGTGCTTAATCCTAATATCTTCCTTGACCCAAATCACAACTGACTTGAAATGTATTGGATTTTCGAAACAATGGACTTAGTTATTCGATATCTAATTATAATTTTCACAATTGGTTTAGGTTCTTGCTTTGATGATGCGGTAACAAAGCGATACTTAGGATAAGAAAAGGATATTTTGAAAAGTTAGGGACTAGAATAAGATAAATTTACAAGTCAAAAGGgactaaaatgaaattaaaaatttaaaacccaaccatttttaattatttactaaagcaagaaaatggaaaattttgatttagagCGATGTGGGAGTTGCGACCATTTCAAAGCGACCTTCTCGCGAAAGCCCCAGGGCCAGGCAAATCTGTTTCCTCACAGGGGAGAGAGAGCGATGACGATGGCGATACCAGGGAACATTGTCGTTGTTCTTCTCCTTATGTTGCTTCTCATCATCCTCCTCCTCCTCATTGCCTGCAAACCATGGCGTTTCTTTTCTTATTCCCGTTCTCGCACTATCAAGGTCTTTTTCCCCTCATCAATCACTTTATTATCTGTTTGTTTTTATTCGTTTCTGTTGTTCCTTCCCCCCTATAGCATTATTTCTGTAATGGTGCCGATTGATTGCCGATACGTTGTAGAATTTGAATTGGAATGATATGAATTCTTGCTGCGTTTGGTTTGTCCAATGTATGGAATTTTTTGAGGTTTTTTTGAGTTGGGCTATGATGCGATCAAGCTTCTTGTACTTTTGTTTTTGGATTGATGGGTTCATTTCCTATGATGGGGGTGAATTTTAAATTGATGGGTGTTGATTGTTTGGTTCGAAGTTTTTTTTATTCGTGGGCATTGGttttgtaattgtatattttctgGATTTTGTTTGTGCGGGGTTGATTTTCATCTGGAAATGTTAGCAGTGATTTATTGGAATCTATTATGTGAAAATAATTTATGGTTCTTCTGTTGTGTTTATAGCTAATGGTTTTGTGTATGTGGCTTCCCTTAGCGAGCTCCTTCCTTAGCTTCCTTATAGCTGTATTCGGCTCTTACGAGATTCTGTTAGctcaaatatgattttttaaactttcgTCACCCACCCTCACCCGCAATGATAATTGATGACAACATGTTTTGAGTCTTGAATGACTTGATTCGTCCTTGTTGCTTGGCATTTATCAGGCGAGATTTTGGTTTTCAATTTCTCAAGAGATAAAAAAAACCcactttatttttcaatatggaattacttttcaaaatatatgttttaaagATTGCAAGATCACATCAGATATTTCTTAGAGTTTGAAGATTTGATTTAGAATGGGCATGAAATGAAAAACTTCTTTCATATTTAGGAGGTTTGAATCTAGCTTCAACCTCTACCagaactaaaaatattaatttattgtacatgttttacattatttgttatttaattaatttttaaaatgaagagaaaccgataattattttatatgtttgttTTAAAGATATTCAAGGTTTCAAAAATTTGTAAAGATGTtagtttctaaaatattttattattgattattgTTATTAGTATTATTACTACTATTTTCCAATTTCTGAAAAGTAGAATACCCAGTGATTTTTTTatctcatttattttttaaaaatgataagaaTATCATGGGATGCGACCATGGTTGCTAAGATCGTGTATTCTTGGTTATTTGATATATGATGCTGCCATCTTCTTGATTTTCTTTACGTGTCGCTACCTCCAATGTTTTCTTTCAGGTTCCTGACCTCGAGAGACCTCTCGTCTCTGATGCTGCGGATGACACTCAAAACCAATCCAGTGAGCTTCCCAGAGATTATGATCTAGAGGGCGCACTTCAAACTGATGGACATTTTCGGTCCCCAAGACTACATGGTCTGAGTCATAAACAAAGACTGCCACCTTTATCTCCCCATTTAAGTCAGGGTATTTGACTCTGCTGTGTCAATTTCCGTCAAGCATCTTCCTGACTGTGTATggtttattaatttttcatttttttgggtGATCTATTCATTTCTCTCAGGTGATAGATTGGTTCCAGATGTAGCTCCTGATCCTTTAGAAGTTATTTCAGTTGGTCAAACCCTTAAACGTACTTACTTTGCAAACCAGATTCCAGAAGTTCAAAAACATGCAAAACTGAGCCCAGGAAGTGATCAACTCCACGAAATTGCAAGTCAAGATATCTCACATGGAAGTAATTTCTCATCTCAATTGTTTATTCAGTGAGGCTATTATCAAATGTAGTGTATGCGAGTATGTAAAACATACCTTCATATCTTTCTGTTAGAAGTGCAGGAAGTTACCTCACTTTGGAGGTCACCTCCGGTCCTTCTCGTGGACTGCATTATTCAATACATTCTGCAAGCACGTCTGGGCTCCCATTGACTCTTGGAAGAGTATCTCCTAGTGATTTACAGCTGAAAGATTCAGAAGTCTCAGGGAAGCATGCCTTGATAAAATGGAATCCAAATGTAAATATTGCTATAGTGGTTCATCATCGAATTATAATCTACATTTATCTTTGTCTTGTAAATATTGCTATAGTGGTTCGTCGTCGTATTATAATCTACATTTATCTTTGTCTTACTTATGTGCTGTTCTGCTTATTACTAAACTATTAATTTGTATGCAGAATATGAAATGGGAGCTTGTGGACCTGGGTAGCTTAAATGGGACCTTATTAAATTCTAGACCAATCAACAATCCTGACTCTGGAAGTAGACATTGGGGTGACCCAGTTGAGCTTGCAAGTGGAGATGTTATAACTCTTGGTACAACCTCCAAAGTGTATGTAAGTTTACTTGTGCCCTGTATTTGTTACTTCATATAGTCATTATAGTAGTAACTATCTTGTGTTGGCTTAATAGTGGGTTAGAAAACTGTAAGGCCATTTGTTTTTAGTGGTCATGGGTTGTAACCGCGAAGCTTCCTGTATCGGATATTTAAAATCTTAGGTTTCTCAATACCAAATGTTGGACAGTCAGGTAGTTGTTATGTGACATTTGTTGAGACGCACATAGGAGGGGAACACAATCCAGGTTATAGAAGGCAAATGCTATTATTGTAGTGCGTGGAGCTATCTGTTTCTATCACAACGCTGaatagattattattttttttaatattattattttacatctTTGGCAGGTTCATATTACATCTCAGATTGAGAACCATATTCCCTTTGGAGTTGGTTTGGCATCAGATCCAATGGCTTTACGTCGAGGTGGAAAGAAGCTTGCCATGGAAGATGTTTGCTATTATCAATGGCCTCTTCCTGGGGTTGATCAGGTTTTGGTGTTGGCAAtttatgtattattattattattattatttgttcaCATGCATACCAAAATGGCTTATCTTGCATGGACATTTATCTGGCAGTTTGGAGTTTTTGGTATCTGCGATGGACATAGTGGAGTAGCGGCTGCCAAATCTGCTAGCGAGTTAGTATCTGTTTTAAACTTCGGCGTTGTTGCTAATAATTATTCCTTTCATAGTGAATCTGAAAGAAACCTGAAGATATTTAAGATTTGAATACCACAAATCAGAGGAGACTTTCCAGAAACTTCAGTTAGGCGTTCATGATGTATGTACCCTTAGATAGAAAACTTAGTGAACTTATTAAAAATTGTTCTCTGAATGGTTTTGCGGCTTCTGCCAAGGGTGCCTTGTATGGAAATGTCAAATTGACTAGTCACAGAAGTATGTGTACAGTTTTCTGGAACTTCAGTTTGTATGTAGATAGTATGGCGTCATACTTTCTGTCCTGTTTGACCTTGACATGAGAATATGTGCATTCAAATATTTGAAGGCTTGTTGGTTTGATTGTGATATTGGTTTGATCTTGGAGCCCCCTTTTGTACTTCCTTTTGGGCTCCCTCTTGTCCTTTGTTTTCCCTTGTATTCCTTTTattctttctcaatgaaagtttggtttcttacaaataagtttatatatatatatatatttgaagacTTGTAGTTTCCTTTTTTCGTCACTTGAGTGGTGGGCTTTTACATGCTACTGTACTAATTGTTAATAtttctatttctaggatgctACCGGAGAAGGTTGCCACAATTCTATCTGATCCACTGAAAAGGGAGAGGGTAGTAGCTCTTCGTGATGCTTCAGATGTTCTTAGGGAAGCATTTTCTCAGACTGAAGCTTGCATGCATCACTATTATGAGGTTTCTTCACTTTCCcttaatgaatttatttttagtatTGCTGTGGAGCATTGATatgtattttgttttaatttctttattcttGTCCCAAATATTGTTTATCAATAGAAGCATGACACAAGGTGCATAGACACTGCAGCATGTCCTTTTTCAAGGAATTTTCTACCTGTACATGACAGAAATACATCGTTCAAACTATGctatataaaaacaaatttgtGTAATATAATGGGTTTGCATTTATGTGAGAAATATAAATTTATGAatgatatatatgtttttttttgttagaaatAGAATCTCTTACTCTGTATGCGCAAagggttatttatttatttattattattattattaacctTGTTAGTATCGTTGTTGGCAACAGTTGTTTTAGTATTAATGGCTCCAACCAATCTCTTTCCAGGGTTGTACAGCCACGGTGCTTTTAGTTTGGGCTGATGGTGATGAAAATTACTTTGTGCAATGTGCGAATGTTGGGGACTCTGCTTGTGTTCTGAAGTATGTGTTTATACTTTTACTTGTTTATGTATTGGTCGGCCAGAATGCTGAGTATTATTGAATCGGAGGCAGCCATTTGTATGCCATAGgggaaattaaaaataataattaaaacaaggttgaaagagaaaaagaaaagaggacATGTTATAGTTACTTGGAAGGATTTCAAGTTGTTTCTGTTGTGAGGTAGAAAATTATGGCCCCCGCATTATTACCGTTTTTGTGAGCAGAAATGACTTCATTTCCGCTTCTCcatcctttttcattttaaatcacTCTTA
Proteins encoded:
- the LOC120068529 gene encoding protein phosphatase 2C 70, whose amino-acid sequence is MTMAIPGNIVVVLLLMLLLIILLLLIACKPWRFFSYSRSRTIKVPDLERPLVSDAADDTQNQSSELPRDYDLEGALQTDGHFRSPRLHGLSHKQRLPPLSPHLSQGDRLVPDVAPDPLEVISVGQTLKRTYFANQIPEVQKHAKLSPGSDQLHEIASQDISHGRSYLTLEVTSGPSRGLHYSIHSASTSGLPLTLGRVSPSDLQLKDSEVSGKHALIKWNPNNMKWELVDLGSLNGTLLNSRPINNPDSGSRHWGDPVELASGDVITLGTTSKVYVHITSQIENHIPFGVGLASDPMALRRGGKKLAMEDVCYYQWPLPGVDQFGVFGICDGHSGVAAAKSASEMLPEKVATILSDPLKRERVVALRDASDVLREAFSQTEACMHHYYEGCTATVLLVWADGDENYFVQCANVGDSACVLNVHGKQMKMTEDHRITSDSERLRIERAGEPLKDGETRLCGLNLARMLGDKFLKQQDHRFSSEPYISEVVHVDQGSKAFAVMASDGFWDVIGVKKAIQLVLQARERYSISAENSAEKVANFLLGEARTLRTKDNTTIIFLDFEVSSHRITCKVEP